The proteins below come from a single Oscillospiraceae bacterium genomic window:
- a CDS encoding mechanosensitive ion channel family protein, with protein MKGFFKGECIHMSDIIFSLFPALEEFLLKMLGFLATPILFVFDLIVLIVALKIVISIGNKVIDFNKKRLIEKGKDEKFINTISTVLKSVWRYVLYFIAILVVLSMLNLGSTVTSLLATAGIGGLAIAFGAQSLIKDIITGVFLLFENQLAVGDFVTVSGKTGTIEEVQLRVTKVRSATGEVHIIPNGQIDIVTNFSKGTTKAIIDIPIPYEQDVSQASSVISEALNKLYDNTNDLFADKPLVIGTVDFGDSAIMIRAVADCHSMKHLEAERKMRDAVIDAFEQNNISFPYNKIVVLNHD; from the coding sequence ATGAAAGGCTTTTTTAAAGGAGAATGTATACATATGTCTGATATTATTTTTAGTTTATTTCCTGCTTTAGAAGAATTCCTGTTAAAAATGTTAGGATTTCTCGCAACTCCTATTCTTTTTGTTTTTGATTTAATTGTTCTTATTGTTGCTTTAAAAATCGTTATCTCCATTGGTAACAAAGTTATAGATTTTAACAAAAAGCGTCTTATTGAAAAAGGTAAGGATGAAAAATTTATAAACACCATCTCAACTGTTTTAAAAAGTGTATGGAGATATGTTTTATATTTTATTGCCATCTTAGTTGTTTTGAGTATGCTTAATTTGGGAAGTACAGTAACAAGCCTGCTTGCAACTGCAGGAATAGGCGGTCTTGCTATTGCTTTCGGTGCTCAGAGCCTTATTAAAGATATTATCACCGGTGTTTTTCTTTTATTTGAAAATCAGCTTGCTGTTGGCGATTTTGTTACTGTTTCCGGAAAAACAGGTACTATTGAAGAGGTACAGCTCAGAGTTACAAAGGTTCGTTCTGCAACAGGCGAAGTACATATTATTCCCAACGGACAAATTGATATTGTAACAAACTTTTCAAAAGGAACAACAAAGGCTATTATTGATATTCCCATTCCCTATGAGCAAGATGTTTCACAGGCTTCTTCGGTTATCAGTGAAGCTTTAAATAAGCTTTATGACAATACAAATGATTTATTTGCTGATAAGCCGTTAGTTATCGGAACTGTTGATTTCGGCGACTCTGCTATTATGATAAGAGCTGTTGCAGACTGTCATTCTATGAAACATCTTGAGGCTGAAAGAAAAATGAGAGATGCTGTTATAGATGCCTTTGAACAAAACAACATTTCATTCCCCTACAACAAAATTGTTGTTTTAAACCACGATTAA
- the carB gene encoding carbamoyl-phosphate synthase large subunit, with protein sequence MPKRTDINKILIIGSGPIVIGQACEFDYSGTQACKALKNLGYNIVLVNSNPATIMTDPETADATYIEPLNVERISKIIEKERPDALLPNLGGQSGLNLCLELEKAGVLKKFDVKVIGVQVDAIERGEDRIEFKKSMNKLGVEVARSEPAYSYEEAEKIANELGFPVVVRPAYTMGGAGGGLVYNSEELKVVVNRGIAASLIGQVLIEESILGWEELELEMVRDSKGNIITVCFIENIDPLGVHTGDSFCAAPMITVPKSVQDRLEDAARKIVEEIQVIGGTNVQFAHDPVSDRIIVIEINPRTSRSSALASKATGFPIALISAMLATGMTLDEIPCGKFGTLDKYVPGGDYIVIKFARWAFEKFKGAEDKLGTQMRAVGEVMSIGKTYKEAFQKAIRSLETGRYGLGFVKNYNSLSVEKLLGMLHTPTSERQFIMYEAIKKGASLDVIEYLTKINRYYLEQMKEIAMEELEISAAGANLSDKALENAKKNGFSDKYLSKLTTLSEDEIRSRREKMGVVETWHGVHVSGTEDSAYYYSTYNAPDASRISDNKNKIMILGGGPNRIGQGIEFDYCCVHAAKALRELGFETIIVNCNPETVSTDYDTSDKLYFEPLTLEDVLSIYYKEKPIGVIAQFGGQTPLNLAFELEKAGVKILGTSPDSIDLAEDRSRFNAIMEELSIPMPESGMASTLDEAMDLAQKIGYPLMVRPSYVLGGRGMEVVYDDESLKTYMNAAVDVTPERPILIDRFLSNAIEFETDAICDGENVFIPAVMEHIELAGIHSGDSACVLPSFSISQKHLDTVAQYTKNLALSLNVRGLINMQYAIADDKVYVLEANPRASRTVPLVSKVSNINMVKLATQIIAMPLLNTKSPLIGLENKKIPHCGVKEAVFPFNMLPETDPILGPEMRSTGEVLGLADNLGEAFYKAQEATGVEVPSSGTAFISVNDRDKAQVIEVARSFEKAGFKIIATGNTHKTLCENGINSKHINKLQEGRPNIFDAIVNKQVDIIINTPTPAKESIDDDSYIRKAAIKYKVNYFTTVAAARVAALAVNGKTDNVKSIQDYHKDIK encoded by the coding sequence ATGCCAAAGAGAACAGACATCAATAAAATACTTATTATCGGTTCGGGTCCTATCGTAATCGGTCAGGCTTGTGAATTTGACTATTCGGGTACACAGGCTTGTAAAGCGCTTAAAAATCTCGGATATAATATTGTGCTTGTAAATTCAAACCCCGCTACTATTATGACTGACCCTGAAACTGCTGATGCTACATATATTGAGCCTCTCAACGTAGAGCGTATATCCAAAATAATTGAAAAGGAGCGTCCTGACGCATTACTTCCCAATTTGGGCGGTCAATCAGGTCTTAACCTTTGTCTTGAGCTTGAAAAGGCAGGCGTTCTTAAAAAGTTCGACGTTAAGGTTATCGGTGTTCAGGTAGATGCTATTGAACGCGGTGAGGATAGAATCGAGTTCAAAAAATCAATGAACAAGCTTGGCGTTGAGGTTGCCCGTTCTGAGCCTGCATATTCTTATGAAGAGGCTGAAAAGATTGCAAACGAATTAGGCTTCCCCGTTGTTGTCCGTCCCGCTTATACTATGGGCGGCGCCGGCGGCGGTCTTGTATATAATTCCGAAGAATTAAAAGTAGTTGTAAACAGAGGTATTGCTGCCAGCCTTATAGGACAGGTTCTTATCGAAGAATCCATTTTAGGTTGGGAAGAGCTTGAGCTTGAAATGGTTCGTGACTCTAAGGGCAACATTATTACTGTTTGCTTTATTGAAAATATCGATCCCTTAGGTGTTCATACAGGCGACTCCTTCTGTGCGGCACCTATGATTACTGTTCCTAAATCTGTTCAGGATAGGCTCGAAGATGCTGCAAGAAAAATTGTTGAGGAAATCCAGGTTATCGGCGGTACTAATGTTCAGTTCGCTCACGACCCTGTTTCCGACAGAATTATAGTAATTGAAATCAATCCCAGAACTTCACGTTCTTCTGCTCTTGCGTCTAAGGCTACAGGCTTCCCTATTGCTTTGATTTCTGCTATGCTTGCAACAGGAATGACTCTTGATGAAATTCCCTGCGGCAAATTCGGTACTCTTGATAAATATGTTCCCGGCGGCGACTATATCGTTATAAAATTTGCTCGTTGGGCTTTTGAAAAATTTAAAGGCGCTGAAGATAAATTAGGTACTCAGATGCGTGCTGTCGGCGAAGTTATGAGTATTGGTAAAACCTATAAGGAAGCTTTCCAGAAAGCTATCAGAAGCCTTGAAACAGGTCGTTACGGCTTAGGTTTTGTTAAAAATTATAATTCCTTAAGCGTAGAAAAGCTTTTAGGTATGCTTCATACTCCTACAAGTGAACGTCAGTTTATTATGTACGAGGCTATCAAAAAAGGTGCGAGCCTTGACGTTATAGAATACCTTACAAAAATCAACAGATACTACCTTGAGCAAATGAAAGAAATTGCAATGGAAGAGCTTGAAATCTCCGCTGCAGGTGCTAATCTTTCAGATAAAGCTTTAGAAAATGCTAAGAAAAACGGTTTTTCCGATAAATATTTATCTAAGCTTACCACTCTTTCAGAAGATGAAATAAGAAGCAGAAGAGAAAAAATGGGCGTAGTTGAAACCTGGCACGGTGTTCACGTAAGCGGTACAGAGGATAGCGCTTACTACTACTCAACCTACAATGCCCCCGATGCAAGCAGAATTTCTGACAATAAAAATAAAATAATGATTTTGGGCGGCGGTCCTAACAGAATAGGTCAAGGTATTGAATTTGACTATTGCTGTGTTCACGCTGCAAAAGCTTTAAGAGAATTAGGATTTGAAACTATTATTGTAAACTGTAATCCCGAAACTGTTTCCACCGACTATGACACCTCTGACAAGCTCTACTTTGAGCCTTTGACTCTTGAAGATGTTTTAAGCATTTACTATAAAGAAAAGCCCATAGGTGTAATTGCGCAGTTTGGAGGACAGACTCCTTTAAATCTTGCTTTTGAATTGGAAAAAGCAGGGGTTAAGATTTTGGGTACATCTCCCGACTCTATTGACCTTGCGGAAGACAGAAGCAGATTTAACGCTATTATGGAAGAGCTTTCTATTCCTATGCCCGAATCGGGAATGGCTTCCACACTTGATGAAGCTATGGATTTGGCTCAGAAAATCGGATATCCTCTTATGGTTCGTCCCTCATACGTACTTGGCGGACGCGGAATGGAAGTTGTTTACGACGACGAAAGCCTTAAAACCTATATGAATGCTGCCGTAGACGTAACTCCAGAAAGACCGATTTTGATTGACCGTTTCCTTTCCAACGCTATAGAATTTGAAACCGATGCTATTTGCGACGGAGAAAACGTATTTATTCCTGCTGTTATGGAGCATATTGAGCTTGCAGGTATTCACTCCGGCGACTCTGCCTGTGTTCTCCCCTCCTTCAGCATTTCTCAAAAGCATTTAGACACTGTTGCACAATATACCAAAAACCTTGCTCTTTCTCTTAATGTAAGAGGTCTTATCAATATGCAATACGCTATTGCAGACGATAAGGTGTATGTGCTTGAAGCAAACCCCAGAGCATCAAGAACAGTTCCCCTTGTTTCAAAGGTTTCCAATATAAATATGGTTAAGCTTGCAACTCAGATTATTGCTATGCCTTTGCTTAACACAAAATCTCCTCTTATTGGCCTTGAAAACAAGAAAATTCCTCACTGCGGAGTAAAAGAAGCTGTATTCCCCTTCAATATGCTTCCCGAAACAGACCCCATTCTCGGACCTGAAATGCGTTCTACCGGTGAAGTTTTAGGCCTTGCTGACAACTTAGGTGAAGCCTTCTACAAGGCTCAGGAAGCAACAGGTGTTGAGGTTCCCTCTTCCGGTACTGCTTTCATCAGCGTAAATGACAGAGATAAGGCTCAGGTTATTGAGGTTGCAAGAAGCTTTGAAAAGGCAGGCTTTAAGATTATAGCTACCGGAAATACACATAAAACACTATGCGAAAACGGTATCAACTCTAAGCATATAAACAAATTGCAGGAAGGCCGTCCCAATATATTTGATGCCATTGTAAATAAACAGGTTGATATTATTATCAACACTCCCACTCCCGCTAAGGAGAGCATTGATGATGACAGCTATATCAGAAAGGCTGCTATCAAATACAAGGTTAATTACTTTACTACTGTTGCCGCTGCAAGAGTTGCTGCTCTTGCTGTAAACGGAAAAACAGACAATGTAAAGTCAATTCAGGATTATCACAAGGATATTAAATAA
- a CDS encoding D-alanine--D-alanine ligase: protein MSNKLQLLLVFGAMSSEYSVSCVSAASVLENLNKEKYDVKVLGITQEGNWFLTDATPEQIRDGSWEKLNNTRAILSPSRDASGLVVLKDFEIFFVKIDVIFPVMHGAFGEDGKIQGLFELSGIPYVGCGVSASAVCMDKAITKTVMNEADIKQARYITFFEKDFNENKESLLQRFENELKYPYFIKPANTGSSIGISKVNNINEAINAIELALNYDYKIIAEENIIGSEIEVAVLGNSNPIASICGEIAPERDFYDFEAKYNDVNSKLYIPARLDEQTSQKVRDTAIKCYTAAGCTGLSRVDFFVNKDSGDIIFNEINSLPGFTSISMYPKLFEASGIPYSKLLDAIIDLALEQ from the coding sequence TTGTCTAATAAGCTTCAATTATTGCTTGTATTCGGAGCTATGTCCTCTGAATATTCAGTTTCATGCGTATCAGCTGCAAGTGTCCTTGAAAACTTAAATAAAGAAAAATATGACGTAAAGGTTTTAGGCATTACCCAAGAAGGAAACTGGTTTCTTACCGATGCGACTCCTGAGCAAATCCGTGACGGTTCCTGGGAAAAGCTAAACAACACAAGAGCCATTCTCTCTCCCAGCCGTGACGCAAGCGGACTTGTTGTTTTAAAAGACTTTGAAATTTTCTTCGTTAAAATTGACGTTATTTTCCCTGTAATGCACGGTGCTTTCGGAGAGGACGGTAAAATCCAAGGTCTTTTCGAGCTTTCGGGTATTCCTTATGTGGGCTGTGGTGTATCTGCCAGTGCTGTATGTATGGATAAGGCAATAACAAAAACCGTTATGAACGAAGCCGATATCAAGCAGGCTCGCTACATAACCTTTTTTGAAAAAGATTTTAATGAAAACAAAGAAAGTCTTTTACAACGCTTTGAAAACGAGCTTAAATATCCTTATTTCATAAAGCCTGCAAACACAGGCTCTTCAATAGGTATTTCAAAGGTAAACAATATAAATGAAGCTATCAACGCTATAGAGCTTGCTCTCAATTACGATTATAAAATTATTGCTGAAGAAAATATTATTGGATCTGAAATTGAAGTCGCTGTATTGGGCAACAGTAATCCCATAGCTTCAATTTGCGGAGAGATTGCCCCTGAAAGAGATTTTTACGATTTCGAGGCAAAATATAACGATGTAAATTCAAAGCTTTATATCCCCGCAAGACTTGACGAGCAAACAAGCCAAAAGGTCAGAGATACTGCAATCAAGTGTTATACAGCCGCAGGCTGCACAGGTCTTTCAAGAGTTGATTTCTTTGTTAATAAAGACAGTGGTGATATAATTTTTAATGAGATAAACTCTCTGCCCGGATTTACCTCTATAAGTATGTATCCCAAGCTTTTTGAAGCTTCGGGTATTCCCTATTCAAAGCTTTTGGATGCTATTATCGACTTAGCTCTTGAGCAGTAA
- a CDS encoding DUF1934 domain-containing protein, giving the protein MSKAIISIKGTQIIDEEPNVIEFITDGIYTCNEAGKRITYFETELTGEKGVKNVINVQDDTIIITKNGPYKTQLILENGKRHHCPYNTPFGMMTMGINTQEINDGLTKQGGNLFVSYELEINHNTASVNKLEITVKESKKDAQKNNKSDRSC; this is encoded by the coding sequence ATGAGTAAAGCTATTATTTCAATTAAGGGCACTCAGATAATTGATGAAGAGCCCAATGTAATTGAATTTATTACAGACGGAATTTACACCTGTAACGAAGCAGGAAAAAGAATTACCTATTTTGAAACCGAGCTGACAGGCGAAAAAGGTGTAAAAAACGTTATAAATGTACAAGATGATACTATAATAATTACAAAAAACGGACCGTATAAAACCCAACTTATTCTTGAAAACGGCAAACGTCATCACTGTCCTTACAACACACCCTTCGGAATGATGACTATGGGAATAAACACTCAGGAAATCAATGACGGGTTGACAAAACAAGGCGGGAATCTTTTTGTAAGCTATGAGCTTGAAATAAATCATAATACCGCAAGTGTAAATAAGCTTGAAATAACAGTCAAGGAGTCAAAAAAAGATGCTCAAAAAAACAATAAATCCGATAGAAGTTGTTAA
- a CDS encoding arginine--tRNA ligase, with translation MLKKTINPIEVVKKQISQAILNAYSKAVENNELVQCDCLCEVELEIPKESGFGDFATNFSMKNAKNLRSAPIKIANAIVKYIDFSDTYIERAEAVNPGFINFFVKNNYYGFVLNTIFSHSDSYGKTQTENPQNIMVEFVSANPTGPMHMGNARGGALGDCLAEILLWCGNDVTREFYANDAGNQIMKYFHSLKARYYALALNDENYPFPEDGYQGDDVKEHAKAYFEKYGDKYLNVDDDTFFNELLMPAIRANMARIKTDLETYRINYDVWFNESTLHESNQVKEVVALLEKSGYTYESDGALWLKSTEFGLEKDDVLMRANGIFTYFAADIAYHYNKFITRGFDRVIDVWGADHHGHVARLKGAMSALGIDSERLDIILMQLVRLVSEGKPVKMSKRTGKAITLADLLAETSVDAARFFFNMRAPDSHFDFDLDLAVAESSQNPVYYVQYAHARICSIIRLLNSEDKKLESIENIDTSLLCAQEEKELITILSQLPQIICNAARDYNPALLTGYAADIASAFHKFYNACRVNCDDQKLLQARLLLCVCTAQVLRNTLTILKISAPEKM, from the coding sequence ATGCTCAAAAAAACAATAAATCCGATAGAAGTTGTTAAAAAACAAATTTCACAGGCAATTTTAAATGCTTATTCAAAAGCAGTTGAGAACAACGAGCTTGTTCAATGCGACTGTCTTTGTGAGGTTGAGCTTGAAATTCCCAAGGAAAGCGGATTTGGTGATTTTGCTACCAATTTTTCAATGAAAAATGCTAAAAATTTGCGTAGCGCTCCCATAAAGATTGCCAATGCAATAGTAAAATATATTGATTTTTCGGACACATATATAGAGCGTGCAGAAGCTGTAAATCCCGGATTTATTAATTTCTTTGTTAAAAATAATTATTACGGCTTTGTGCTTAATACTATATTCTCTCATTCTGACAGCTACGGTAAAACACAAACTGAAAATCCTCAAAATATTATGGTTGAATTTGTTTCTGCAAACCCCACAGGTCCTATGCATATGGGAAATGCAAGAGGCGGCGCTTTAGGTGACTGTCTTGCTGAAATTCTCTTATGGTGCGGAAATGACGTAACCCGTGAATTTTATGCAAACGATGCTGGCAATCAGATAATGAAATATTTTCACTCTCTTAAGGCACGTTATTATGCCCTTGCTCTTAATGATGAAAACTACCCCTTCCCCGAGGACGGATATCAGGGTGATGATGTTAAAGAACACGCAAAGGCTTATTTTGAAAAGTACGGCGATAAATATCTCAACGTAGATGACGACACCTTTTTCAATGAGCTTTTAATGCCCGCTATAAGAGCAAATATGGCTCGCATTAAAACAGACCTTGAAACCTACCGCATAAATTATGACGTTTGGTTTAATGAAAGCACTCTTCACGAAAGCAATCAGGTTAAAGAGGTTGTTGCTCTTTTAGAAAAAAGCGGATACACTTATGAGTCTGACGGAGCTCTTTGGCTTAAATCTACTGAATTCGGTCTTGAAAAAGACGATGTTCTTATGCGTGCAAACGGCATATTTACCTATTTTGCGGCTGATATAGCATATCATTATAACAAGTTTATAACCCGTGGTTTTGACAGGGTAATTGACGTTTGGGGCGCTGACCATCACGGTCACGTGGCTCGTTTAAAGGGTGCTATGAGCGCTTTAGGTATTGACAGTGAGCGTTTGGATATTATTCTTATGCAGCTTGTTCGCCTTGTTTCTGAAGGTAAGCCTGTTAAAATGTCCAAGCGTACAGGTAAAGCCATTACCCTTGCAGATTTATTGGCAGAAACCTCTGTTGATGCTGCCCGCTTCTTCTTTAATATGAGAGCTCCCGACAGTCATTTTGACTTTGACCTTGACCTTGCTGTTGCTGAATCAAGTCAAAACCCCGTATACTACGTTCAGTATGCTCACGCACGTATTTGCAGTATTATCCGTTTACTTAATTCTGAAGATAAAAAGCTTGAAAGCATTGAAAACATTGATACTTCTTTGCTCTGCGCTCAAGAAGAAAAAGAGCTTATTACAATTCTTTCACAGCTTCCTCAAATTATTTGTAACGCTGCAAGAGATTATAATCCTGCATTACTTACAGGATATGCTGCTGATATCGCAAGCGCTTTCCATAAATTCTATAATGCTTGCAGAGTTAACTGTGATGACCAAAAGCTTTTACAGGCAAGACTTCTTCTTTGCGTATGTACTGCTCAGGTATTAAGGAACACTCTCACCATTTTAAAAATATCAGCACCTGAGAAAATGTAA
- a CDS encoding homocysteine S-methyltransferase family protein, producing MNIFSFGNLPVILDGATGTELIKRGLHQGVCVEKWIIDNESTITDVQKNYFSSGSDCVYAATFGANRAALKKYSLENSVEDINLKLVSLSKSVSDKLLIGGDLSPTGKMLLPYGDTELEEMIDIYRQQAKALEKANVDFFAIETMMSLAEARAAVIAVKEVSDKPIIVTMTVEASGKTMNGNSVLACLCTLQEMGISAFGLNCSVSPQQILDLLIEASPYAKIPLIAKPNAGVPTADGQTKQLSPDDFADFAKKAIQNGIGILGGCCGTSPDHIKAIKNTVSSLEYKRPILDSTAQIILTTQKSAFFLSEDFNKSEIFKCTDDLPENILDAEDDGCDVFCVEINSQEDIEIFESYSYMFNLPVYIITDSIELLEKVAQGFCGRIMVESNDSLDAVKLEALTQKYGIIVF from the coding sequence ATGAATATTTTTTCTTTTGGAAATCTCCCTGTTATTCTCGACGGAGCTACCGGAACAGAGCTTATTAAAAGAGGCTTACATCAGGGCGTTTGTGTTGAGAAATGGATTATTGATAACGAAAGCACTATTACTGATGTTCAAAAAAATTATTTTTCTTCCGGTTCTGATTGTGTATATGCCGCTACATTTGGAGCAAATAGAGCTGCTTTAAAAAAATATTCTCTCGAAAACAGCGTTGAAGACATCAATTTAAAGCTTGTTAGTCTTTCAAAAAGCGTTTCAGATAAACTGCTTATAGGCGGAGATCTTTCCCCTACCGGTAAAATGCTTTTACCTTACGGGGATACTGAGCTTGAAGAAATGATAGATATTTATCGTCAGCAAGCTAAGGCTCTTGAAAAAGCAAATGTAGATTTTTTTGCTATTGAAACAATGATGAGTCTTGCCGAAGCGCGTGCCGCTGTTATTGCTGTTAAAGAGGTTTCAGATAAGCCTATTATTGTTACAATGACGGTAGAGGCAAGCGGAAAAACTATGAACGGCAACAGCGTTTTAGCCTGTCTTTGTACTTTACAGGAAATGGGCATTTCTGCTTTTGGGCTTAACTGTTCTGTTTCTCCACAGCAAATACTTGATTTGCTTATTGAAGCTTCTCCCTATGCAAAAATTCCTCTTATTGCAAAACCCAATGCAGGAGTTCCTACTGCTGACGGACAAACTAAACAGCTTTCTCCCGACGATTTTGCTGATTTTGCAAAAAAAGCTATCCAAAACGGAATAGGTATTTTGGGTGGTTGTTGCGGTACTTCTCCCGACCATATAAAAGCTATTAAGAATACTGTTTCTTCTCTTGAATATAAAAGACCTATCTTAGATAGCACTGCACAAATTATTTTAACAACGCAAAAAAGCGCCTTTTTCCTTTCTGAAGATTTTAACAAAAGTGAAATCTTCAAGTGTACTGACGACCTCCCCGAAAACATTCTTGATGCCGAGGACGACGGCTGCGATGTTTTCTGTGTTGAAATCAATTCTCAGGAAGATATTGAAATTTTCGAGTCCTATTCCTATATGTTTAATTTGCCTGTTTATATAATTACAGACAGTATTGAGCTTCTTGAAAAGGTTGCACAGGGCTTTTGCGGACGTATTATGGTTGAAAGCAACGACAGCCTTGATGCTGTAAAGCTTGAAGCCTTAACTCAAAAATACGGAATAATTGTTTTCTAA
- a CDS encoding spore maturation protein: MYSYIVPCIIGFVFIVALLKKIDIVNEFTVGAKEGIKTAVSLLPILICIFLSISVFKASGAMDLFVYLFKPLAKIINIPSEVSPLVLMRPISGSGSLVLFTQLIEKYKPDTYIGRLAAVMTSSNETTLYTMSVYGSAAAIKKTGKAMIIALTCDIMSVIFASIATNIVF, encoded by the coding sequence ATGTATTCATATATTGTGCCTTGTATAATAGGTTTTGTTTTTATTGTGGCTTTGTTAAAAAAAATAGATATAGTAAATGAGTTTACTGTAGGAGCTAAAGAGGGAATAAAGACTGCTGTTTCACTGTTACCTATACTCATATGTATTTTTTTATCAATAAGTGTTTTTAAAGCATCTGGAGCTATGGACTTGTTTGTATATTTGTTTAAGCCCTTAGCTAAAATTATAAATATACCTTCAGAGGTTTCTCCTTTGGTTTTAATGCGTCCTATTTCGGGCAGCGGTTCTTTGGTCTTGTTTACTCAGCTTATAGAGAAATATAAACCCGATACATACATAGGAAGACTTGCCGCAGTAATGACAAGCTCAAACGAAACAACTCTTTATACAATGTCAGTTTACGGTAGTGCCGCCGCAATAAAAAAAACAGGTAAGGCAATGATTATTGCTCTTACCTGCGATATTATGTCGGTAATTTTTGCTTCAATAGCAACTAATATTGTTTTTTAG
- a CDS encoding spore maturation protein A, producing MLSVILGILLVLGIVFGCINGCIDTVLNDMMSSSKSALELTVNMGCMIALWSGVMNVAKACKLTDALAKLLSPVIRLVFKKLDKGSDAEKYLALNITANLLGLSNAATPSGISAAKELVKEDKKNLTDNTTMLLVINSASLQLIPTTVAAIRSGAGCKSAFDIVPAVWIASLLSLLLGIFLCKLKIRR from the coding sequence ATGTTGTCTGTTATATTAGGAATATTGCTTGTTTTAGGAATTGTGTTTGGATGCATAAACGGATGTATAGATACTGTCTTAAACGATATGATGTCAAGCTCAAAAAGTGCTTTGGAGCTTACTGTTAATATGGGCTGTATGATAGCTTTGTGGTCGGGGGTAATGAATGTTGCAAAAGCCTGTAAATTAACAGATGCATTGGCAAAATTGCTAAGTCCTGTAATAAGACTTGTTTTTAAAAAGCTTGATAAGGGCTCAGATGCCGAAAAGTATTTAGCACTTAATATAACTGCAAATTTACTGGGACTATCCAACGCCGCAACTCCGTCAGGAATAAGTGCCGCAAAGGAGCTTGTAAAAGAGGATAAAAAGAATTTGACAGATAATACAACTATGCTCCTTGTTATAAACAGCGCTTCTCTTCAGCTTATTCCTACAACCGTTGCGGCAATAAGAAGCGGAGCAGGCTGTAAAAGCGCCTTTGATATAGTTCCTGCCGTGTGGATAGCATCATTGTTAAGCTTGCTTTTGGGAATATTTCTTTGCAAACTTAAAATAAGACGGTGA
- a CDS encoding AbrB/MazE/SpoVT family DNA-binding domain-containing protein, whose translation MLKATGIVRNLDELGRIVLPIELRRTLDIDKSPIEIFLDDDGSIILRKYNPCCVFCGESANVSNFKGKMVCRSCKMELSR comes from the coding sequence ATATTGAAAGCAACAGGAATAGTAAGAAATCTTGACGAATTGGGAAGGATTGTTCTTCCGATTGAATTACGTCGTACTCTGGACATAGACAAATCTCCCATTGAAATTTTTTTGGACGATGACGGTTCCATTATTTTACGCAAATACAACCCCTGCTGTGTTTTTTGCGGTGAGTCTGCCAACGTTTCCAATTTCAAAGGAAAAATGGTTTGCCGAAGCTGTAAAATGGAATTATCCAGATAA